The Oryza sativa Japonica Group chromosome 11, ASM3414082v1 DNA window GTAAGAACTGGAGCTACTGAGCCAAACACCCCCATCGGCACAAATTTATTCTGCCCAAACGTCAAATGTGCATACACTTCATCTGCAATGACAAAGATGCCAAGCTTTTTCGCGGTCTCGGCAACCTACAAGAAACACTGATCCTTGATCAAACACACTGAAATTTCCCCCAAAATGATCCCCAGTAGGAAAGAAATGACTAATTAACTCAGTACTTGCCTTGGCCAAATGCTCAGAAGTGTAGACATTGCCACAGGGATTTCCTGGATTGATAATGACCATTGCAACCGTGTTCTTGTCAGCAAGTTCCTGCACTCCATCAAGATCAACCTCCCAGCCACTCTCTGGGAGAAGATCAAAGTACCTGACCTCCATGCCATTGAACACTGCGCGTGCCTCGTGGAACAGGTACCCTGGCCTTGGGCACAGGATGTTGGCACCAGGGCGAGCTAGGACAGAGCAGATGATCTCAATCGCTTGAGCACAGCCACTTGTCAGGTACACATCATCAGCTGATAGCTCATATGGCAAGTCTCGCGATAAGTACCGCGCGATAGACCTGGAATTCAACTTCAGTTTTAGGATTTTTATGTCTAGCTATGGTGAGGAAGATATGTGCCAGGATTGTGAACAGTAAAACAGGTACATTGATCTTTGTGAAATCAACACTATGTGAGCCTAAATTTTGTCAGACTCTTTAAATTTGCTGCCTAGACACAGATGTCATGATTGAGGATTGTGTGTTAAGACTTAAGAGTACAAATTCAGCCACTCTGAAATTTCAGAGTGGACCACATGATCACTTTTAAGTCTTATATAACCCATAGTTGAAATTTAGGGTGGACCATATGCACTTACTCCACAGTAATCTGTCAGGTTTGTTATGCTTACTCCATAGTGATTCTGTTGTCAGTTAGTGGTCACACAGTGTGAGGCCACCAGTGGTTTATATCATGCCTGAACAACCTAATCATTTGACAAATCCAGTACCATTGCTCCCTTTTTATGGACAGCCAAACCAGTTGATGTCCAAAATTGTTTTTGCCTAAAGATCATTGTTTTCCGCTGATTTGGTCAATTTGTTCAGAATGAACAAAACGCAAAGCTTTGATCTTTTTTCATCCCGTAAGGTAAATTCTAAGGAAATTTCATCTTTACCATGTAgaatagaaaagaaagaatttTAGAAGCGGATTAATACAGCAACATTTGCAGCATGAACAGGTGCTAATTAGAGAGGGCACCATCGGTTGGCCTAATAAACCAAAGtcaaagccaaaatttaaattttaaatttaattctgAAGTTGATTCTAAGATATTTTTAACTTACTTTTTTtgcattggtttttaagttGCTTATGTTGTGTTTATGTAAGTTCCCAACTTCCCCTACTTTATtatccacgcgcacgcttcccaaactgctaaacggtatatttttttaaaaaaatttccaataagaaagttgctttaaaaaatcatcataatctattttttaaagttttttcagCTAATacgtaattaattatatgctaaacTATTACATCGTTTTGCGTGTCGGGAGGCATGGGTTACCTCCAAACACAACCTTAGAACAcatatacaaaagttttacctacaaattaatTTGTACTCCCtacatccctaaatatttgacgccgttgacttttttaaacatgtttgaccatttgtcttattcaaaaaaaattaagtaattattaattcttttcttatcatttgatttattgttaaatatacttttatgtatactatagttttacatatttcacaaaagtttttgaataagacgaaatgtcaaacatgtttaaaaaagtcaacggcggtaaacatttagggaaggagggagtactccctAATAACCCATTTTAGCTTATTATGAAATGAAACCGATGGGGCTGAGAGAGTAATTGATGGCGATTTTCTGACCTCCGTGCAGGCTCGAGGCCGACGCAGGAGGAGTAGGAGTTGTGCTCCCCggaccggagcgccgccgccacggcgtccACGGCGTCCGCCGTCGTCCGGAAGCACGGGAACACCGACGGGTCGCCGTGTCCCATCGGGATCACCgcccgcccaccaccaccaccaccatctccgccgccgcccgccgccatccCGGCCTTGACCCTGCCCAGCACGCCGCGCACCGACAGCGCCGTCAGCCCGAGCAGCGCGCCGTTCGGCTCGAAGTtccacgccgccgcggtggccggcggccgccCGTTGCCGGAGCCGTCCTCCATTGCTTGCGCCAgcttcggattttttttttttgaaaaaaaatgtttattttgAGTGGTGACAAATAGTAGGATTTGATGTAGGAAAAAGTCTGAAGCTCAAGGTTCACTTGTACTTGATGCAGGTAGAGGATGGGGGCAATGGGGAATctatataaacaaaaaaaaatttgaaaaaacaaATGCAAATTGTGCTGGTACTCACTTCATTTTCAAATACTAGCCTGTCACCTGCCattattttctttaaactttaaCTGCtcgtctttttttaaaaaaaaaaaaaagatttgcaAACACCTAAAAAGATACTTTCTCTGATTCAAGTTACAAATACGCTTTAGGATTTGA harbors:
- the LOC4350712 gene encoding nicotianamine aminotransferase 1-like; this encodes MEDGSGNGRPPATAAAWNFEPNGALLGLTALSVRGVLGRVKAGMAAGGGGDGGGGGGRAVIPMGHGDPSVFPCFRTTADAVDAVAAALRSGEHNSYSSCVGLEPARRSIARYLSRDLPYELSADDVYLTSGCAQAIEIICSVLARPGANILCPRPGYLFHEARAVFNGMEVRYFDLLPESGWEVDLDGVQELADKNTVAMVIINPGNPCGNVYTSEHLAKVAETAKKLGIFVIADEVYAHLTFGQNKFVPMGVFGSVAPVLTLGSISKRWVVPGWRLGWIVTSDPNGVFQRTKVVESIQSYLDISADPATFIQGAIPQLIENTKEEFFEKTVDVLRQTADICWEKLKGISCITCPSKPEGSMFVMVKLDLSCLQGIKDDMDFCCQLAKEELVILLPGCAVGYKNWLRITFAIEPSSLEDGIDRLKSFCSRHSKPKVHRSLET